In Bacillota bacterium, the genomic stretch GCTAAGACTCTCTCTTTGTCCCTTTCCGTCTGTAGCCGTCCGATAAACCATGTGCCCGCATTGGAAAGAGCCTTGTAATCTAGGTCCACAGGGTTCTGAGTGGACAGCACCAACCCTAATCCATATGCCCGCGCTTGCTTGAGTAGCGTCAGCAGGGGAACCTTAGACGGCGGATTGGCAGTTGGCGGCAGGTAACCGAACAACTCGTCCATATAAAGGAGAGCTCTTAGGCTGCCGGTTCCTGGTTGGCTGCGAACCCAGGACAATACTTCATTTAAAAGCATCGTCACAAAAAACATTCGCTCGCTGTCGGAAAGGTGGGCAATGGAAAAGACGGAAACGCGCGGTTTGCCTTCATCGTTATACAAGAAGCGATTAACGTCCAGTGGATCTCCTTCCAACCATGCCTTAAAACTGGGTGAAGCCAGTAGGTTATTAAGCATCATGGCCAATGAGAACCTGTCTTTAGAGGGATAGAAGCTCTCCATGTCCATTACCCCAACCCGATCCATGGGCGGTGCTTGGATAGCATTGATCAGCTCCGAAAGGCTAAGGCTTTGTCCTGAGTTCCATGCGTGTTCGATAATGTTCGAAACTAAAACATGTTCCCGGCTTGTAAATGGATCCCCGTCCAATCCTATCAAGGACAGCAAACCGGTGGTGGTAATCTGGATGCGGTCCCTGTATGCATCCCTGTCATTTCTTATTTCCGGCGGCGGTGCGTCAAAAGATCGCAGTACTGACACTCCGGGGCCTGCCGATCCACCTGGTGTATAGACGGTAATATCAGCTGCATTCCGGAATCTCTCAATACGCTTCCCGTCCTGACCCCAATCAGCCAGTCCTTTGCGCCACAATTCCGCCTGTGACTTGGCATATTCGTCCGCAGGGACGCCCTTGTTAGACGCTTCATGTAGGTTTATCCAGGGGCGAAAGTCTTCCCCGCGTAGTTCGGGAAAAGTCAAAGCTAGGTTCCCCAAATCTCCTTTAGGGTCAATGGCAATCACCGGAATATTGTCCAGAGCAGCTTCTTCTATTATTCCTATGCCCAATCCGGTTTTTCCGCTTCCCGTCATACCGATTATGACCGCGTGGGTTGTCAAATCCTTGGATTTGTAGAGAACCAGCTTTTCTTGCAGTTGCTTTTGTTCTAAGTCGTACTCTTTTCCTAAGTAAAACACGCCCAGTTTTTCGAAGTCCTGCATTTCATATCCCTCCTCTAATACTCTTTGGTCTATACGGTTCTTGGTTCGATTCTCCGTGTCCTTTCAGAACAAGCCTTTTGTTTATTATAAGGCATGAATACATAATATGGCAACGGAAGCAATTGGGCCCGGGCCCTTCACACCATTGCTCCAAAAACTCTTCTTCGTTGTCATCCTGAGGGCTTTGCCCGAAGGATCTTAAGATTCCTCAGTCGCTGTGCTCCTTCGGAATGACGGGTAGTCTGTTCAATTGCCGTGCTACGGGCATCGCTGGATATTCAATAACGCTATTTACCCAAAAATAGACACATTCCGTCAACGTAGTAAGGAAGTAAGAACGTTGGGCCGGATGTATTTGAGGTGCACAAGCAGGAGGGCACAGGGTCTGGATGGTATGGAAGGATTGAAAGAGACATATCCGGATACGGATGATGAGATGATAGAAAATATTTTGCTGAGCGTGTTCCCGCAAAGTAAAACAAAAGCTCCATTGTCAGTGAGACAATGGAGGTTTGATATCACTTGTGGTTAAATAAGGAGTAATGGCTGTTCTATATTAGTACTGTAGCACGCGTGGGAGTCCGGAAGCCTGCTTGACCCAGTCCGCAACATTCTTTTCTGTGGGCAGCTTTCTGACCACTTTCTTCACTTTGTTTACTTCTACTACTTTTGCATAGAGGTTTTCCGGCTTGCGTTTGGCCAATTCGGGTACAGTATCTACGCCGGCCGCTTCCAGAAGCTCAGAATATTGGCCGCCGATTCCTTTGATTCTGGCTAAGTCTGCGTGGTTAGCCCATTTGAGGATCAGCTTTTCGGAAATCCCACTTTTTTCGGCCAGTTCCACCCGGCCCTTCTTTAGGGCACAAGCCTTCAACAATGCTTCTACGGAAAGAATCCCTGCTTCTTTTAGTTTGAGTTCATAAGCCTCACCGATTCCCTCGATTATGCTGAGTTTCGACATGGAATTGACTCCTCCTTTGATTCAAATTCAGTACGAGCAACCCCTGAGCGGTATTGTGATTAAGGCAGTGAATCAGCTGTGGAATCAAATTATTTCTTTAAGAAACCTCCCAGTATTTTGCCGATATCGTCCGTAATATCGCCGTCATTATCTGTATCCAGTAGGTTTGCCACCATGCCCATCATGCCGCTGCTTCCTTGAGTGAATAACCCGCTTAACATCCCGGATAGACTGGCAGCATCTATGTTTTGTTGTTTTTTGTGCTGGCCTAAAGCACCCATTAAAAGAGGTGCCATTTTCATCATTAGGCCGGAAACCTGATTCTTATCCAATCCGGTTTGCCTAGCCAAATTACTCTGAACCCGCTCTGTGTTACCCGAAAAAATGTGTTGAAGCATCCGGGCACTGTCATTATTGTCAATATTGTTTAGGAATCTCGCGACATCATTGATATTGTCATCTTTGTGCTGATCCAGAGCACCTGCTAAGGCGGCCGCGCCTTCCGATGTGGCGGCATTTCGTCTTAACGCTTGCAGCAGGGCAGGCATCCCTATCTGTGCCACTTGTTTCACCTGGTTAGGCTTAGCACCCACTGCTTGTCCAAGCTGATTAAGTACATCTTGGTCGATCATTTGGCCGGAAATCATTTTCAAAATATCCATGACTTCTATCCCTCCCCTCCTCTAACTAAGCTACTTACCCTTAAAGATTATCACTATCGATTAGTACCAATTATAACCTAGTTTTGAGTAGACGGCAATTACCATAGCTGATATTTTCGACTATTTTCTTGCTTACCTAAAGATATCCTTCTCTTACTCTGTTATCATCCTCATATACTACACTTTGGATTGAGCAGATATTTCCCTTATCCTATCCTCTACGGTTACCTTTCAGGGGACATCGCCTGGCAGAGGCACGGTTCGACGGTTCTTGTGGCTGGTATGGCAGCATCAGACGCTGGAGAATGCATATTAGTCTCCTGCTCGTAAATAATACAAGCAGGAGGTGGGTATCAAGTGGCACATCAGCTAACCCAAAAAGAACAGATGTTGCTGGAAGATCAGAAGAGGCATGAAGAAGTGTGTATCCACAAGTATCAAACCTATGCGGCCCAGGTTCAGGATTCACAGCTCAAGCAGTTACTCGGCAGTTATGCCCAGCAGGAACAGCAACATTTGAACACCATTAATCAATTGTTGACCGGACAGATTCC encodes the following:
- a CDS encoding DUF937 domain-containing protein, with product MDILKMISGQMIDQDVLNQLGQAVGAKPNQVKQVAQIGMPALLQALRRNAATSEGAAALAGALDQHKDDNINDVARFLNNIDNNDSARMLQHIFSGNTERVQSNLARQTGLDKNQVSGLMMKMAPLLMGALGQHKKQQNIDAASLSGMLSGLFTQGSSGMMGMVANLLDTDNDGDITDDIGKILGGFLKK
- a CDS encoding DUF4332 domain-containing protein, whose amino-acid sequence is MSKLSIIEGIGEAYELKLKEAGILSVEALLKACALKKGRVELAEKSGISEKLILKWANHADLARIKGIGGQYSELLEAAGVDTVPELAKRKPENLYAKVVEVNKVKKVVRKLPTEKNVADWVKQASGLPRVLQY